The following proteins are encoded in a genomic region of Phycisphaera sp.:
- a CDS encoding adenylyltransferase/cytidyltransferase family protein produces the protein MSPTASHPAIRSRSDLLAWRQNLRDRGLRLVQCHGCFDIVHPGHVRHLRWARAQGDVLLVTITADKGINKGAGRPLIPHDLRAENLASLDMVDAVHIVDEPTAEGILHAIEPDVYVKGREYESNNDPRFAAERAAVEGAGGRVVFSSGDIVFSSSALIAALESGRDTGVDAPTGALAQLLRRPGMAAEDLTATLDAAQGRSVLVVGEAIEEVYRVCQSPQIGAREPVMTLRPAGERRFDAGAAGVAMQFAAMGLSPTLLTCPPAGEAGGRLADRLRHAGVELASLPSTPEPLVVEHYIAGAQKLMTVDHARPIAADTTLRSAITSSVRELAGSFDAVCIADQGLGLLGGPIARAISEILRERSCVLTASAQARNASPLAIRHADMLCLGEQDLRRAVANPSGSLTAAAWSAMDAAQAAAAIVGLGPEGLLAFDRLPEPIDTGDGWPARVRAQPVPSLAPLALDTAGADAALLAAATLALLGVRASGRDQSHAPTIAALFGACAEASAVSRPGYATVPHGDLAGALARLHRAHLVYREPAAPTAKAAS, from the coding sequence GTGAGCCCTACCGCCTCCCATCCGGCCATCCGTAGCCGCAGCGACCTGCTGGCCTGGCGCCAGAACTTGCGCGATCGCGGCCTCCGGCTGGTCCAGTGCCACGGCTGCTTCGATATCGTGCATCCCGGCCACGTACGGCACCTCCGCTGGGCCAGGGCCCAGGGCGACGTGCTGCTGGTCACCATCACCGCCGACAAGGGCATCAACAAGGGCGCGGGCCGCCCGCTCATCCCACACGATCTACGGGCCGAGAACCTCGCCTCGCTCGACATGGTCGACGCCGTCCACATCGTCGACGAGCCCACCGCCGAGGGCATCCTGCACGCCATCGAGCCCGACGTGTACGTCAAGGGCCGCGAGTACGAATCGAACAACGACCCCCGCTTCGCTGCCGAACGCGCCGCCGTCGAGGGCGCGGGCGGCCGCGTGGTGTTCTCCTCGGGCGATATCGTGTTCAGCTCCTCGGCCCTCATCGCCGCCCTTGAGAGCGGCCGCGACACGGGCGTGGACGCGCCCACCGGCGCACTCGCCCAGCTCCTGCGCCGCCCGGGCATGGCCGCCGAGGATCTCACCGCCACGCTCGACGCCGCCCAGGGCCGCAGCGTGCTGGTCGTCGGCGAAGCCATCGAGGAGGTCTACCGCGTCTGCCAATCGCCCCAGATCGGCGCACGCGAGCCGGTCATGACCCTCCGCCCCGCCGGCGAGCGCCGCTTCGACGCCGGGGCCGCGGGCGTAGCCATGCAATTCGCGGCGATGGGCCTGTCACCAACCCTGCTCACCTGCCCGCCAGCCGGTGAGGCCGGCGGGCGGCTCGCCGATCGCCTCCGCCACGCCGGCGTCGAACTCGCGTCCCTCCCTTCCACGCCCGAGCCCCTGGTTGTCGAGCACTACATCGCCGGTGCGCAGAAGCTGATGACCGTCGATCACGCACGGCCCATCGCCGCCGACACCACCCTGCGCTCGGCCATCACCTCGAGCGTTCGCGAGTTGGCAGGCAGCTTCGACGCCGTGTGCATCGCCGACCAGGGCCTGGGCCTGCTCGGCGGCCCGATCGCTCGCGCGATCAGTGAGATTCTTCGCGAGCGCTCGTGCGTCCTCACCGCCAGCGCCCAGGCGCGCAACGCCAGCCCGCTGGCCATCCGCCACGCCGACATGCTGTGCCTGGGCGAACAAGACCTCCGCCGCGCCGTGGCCAACCCCAGCGGCAGCCTGACCGCCGCCGCGTGGTCGGCCATGGACGCCGCCCAGGCCGCCGCGGCCATCGTGGGGCTCGGGCCCGAGGGCCTGCTCGCCTTCGACCGCCTACCCGAGCCGATCGATACCGGCGACGGCTGGCCCGCGCGCGTGCGGGCCCAACCGGTGCCCAGCCTCGCACCGCTGGCACTCGACACCGCCGGCGCCGACGCGGCCCTGCTGGCCGCCGCCACGCTCGCGTTGCTTGGCGTCCGGGCCTCGGGCCGCGATCAATCCCACGCGCCAACCATCGCGGCCCTCTTCGGCGCCTGCGCCGAAGCGAGCGCCGTCTCGCGCCC
- a CDS encoding glycosyltransferase, which translates to MDHISDALVLVLDEGSPLVQLDRNGTLEQHRALWTAMGRQYGRMVLVSHDRGDETHKAIELAQSLGAECVCDAQGTQAHEHQDRAAGKVAELLKDCETVVVQAVGLMAAPTALSVASALRQSGVKAALLAEGADLWSRQSICEFGPTSRAALEAAYREQLACTSAHVVLAGCGPVADDLVWRFNLPAERVRVVPMPVLGDTCCVHAEQREDDLILAFGPATKRARLNLAIDAVAYLRKTDNPNAKLRILMAGPEAPALEAQARELGVPLEIVASPTAEEAKLALHRCALMVYTATSETNPPAVFEAMAVGTPLVLAVDPLCALEVVHGVSGLRMPAEAEALARAIGGLLMDAPWRDALGNAARERAYLEHSSPVVAEAMAKAQHAALEIASRETEAASPTLILAGEGLAELAAEDGANAWARAIGDYLSRVEGDQAEHLAAITQALAGLEGRQRKAPAA; encoded by the coding sequence ATGGACCATATCTCAGACGCGCTCGTGTTGGTGCTCGACGAGGGATCGCCTTTGGTGCAACTCGACCGCAACGGCACGCTCGAGCAGCATCGTGCGCTGTGGACCGCCATGGGCCGCCAGTACGGGCGGATGGTCTTGGTTTCCCACGATCGGGGCGACGAGACGCACAAGGCGATCGAACTGGCCCAGAGCCTTGGTGCCGAGTGCGTGTGCGACGCCCAGGGCACCCAGGCCCACGAGCATCAGGATCGGGCGGCGGGCAAGGTGGCCGAGCTGCTCAAGGACTGCGAGACGGTGGTGGTGCAGGCGGTAGGGTTGATGGCCGCGCCGACGGCCCTGTCGGTGGCCAGCGCCCTGCGGCAGTCTGGCGTCAAGGCGGCGCTGCTGGCCGAGGGCGCCGATTTGTGGAGCCGTCAGTCGATCTGCGAGTTCGGGCCGACGTCGCGGGCGGCGCTCGAGGCGGCGTATCGCGAGCAGCTCGCGTGTACCTCGGCGCACGTCGTGCTGGCCGGGTGTGGGCCGGTGGCCGACGACCTAGTGTGGCGGTTCAACCTTCCGGCCGAGCGCGTGCGGGTGGTGCCCATGCCGGTGCTGGGAGACACGTGCTGCGTCCATGCCGAGCAGCGGGAAGACGATCTGATCCTGGCCTTTGGGCCCGCGACGAAGCGGGCTCGGTTGAACCTGGCTATCGACGCGGTGGCGTACCTGCGGAAGACCGACAACCCGAACGCCAAGCTTCGCATCCTGATGGCCGGGCCCGAGGCGCCCGCGCTCGAGGCGCAAGCCAGAGAGCTCGGCGTGCCCTTGGAGATCGTCGCCAGCCCGACGGCCGAAGAGGCCAAGCTGGCGTTGCACCGCTGCGCCCTGATGGTGTACACCGCCACGAGCGAGACCAACCCGCCGGCGGTGTTCGAGGCCATGGCCGTGGGCACGCCGCTGGTGCTGGCGGTCGATCCGCTGTGCGCGCTCGAGGTGGTCCACGGCGTGTCTGGACTGCGGATGCCGGCCGAGGCCGAGGCCCTGGCACGTGCGATCGGCGGGCTGCTCATGGATGCGCCGTGGCGTGACGCGCTGGGCAACGCGGCACGGGAGAGGGCCTACCTGGAGCACTCCAGCCCGGTGGTGGCCGAGGCGATGGCCAAGGCCCAGCACGCGGCCCTCGAAATTGCCAGCCGGGAGACCGAAGCGGCCAGCCCCACACTCATCCTGGCTGGTGAGGGCCTGGCCGAGCTTGCAGCCGAAGATGGTGCCAATGCGTGGGCGCGGGCCATTGGCGATTATCTGAGCCGCGTTGAGGGCGACCAGGCCGAGCACCTGGCAGCGATTACCCAGGCGCTGGCCGGGCTTGAGGGCCGCCAGCGGAAGGCACCGGCGGCATGA
- a CDS encoding PilZ domain-containing protein, whose translation MDERLQNDMDRRRFRRSPVNRTGKVYVRRALRYLPVRAVDVSLGGLLLEIKSERPLMIGEPLEVVIGDGSSAVVGTDDVVEARIAHVRVGDDGTQHVGLAFAHEGAMAAVAA comes from the coding sequence ATGGACGAGCGACTTCAGAACGACATGGACCGCCGCCGCTTCCGCCGCTCGCCGGTGAATCGGACGGGCAAGGTCTACGTCCGCCGGGCCCTGCGGTACCTGCCGGTGCGGGCGGTGGACGTCTCGCTGGGCGGGCTGCTGCTGGAGATCAAGAGCGAGCGGCCGCTGATGATCGGCGAGCCGTTGGAGGTGGTCATCGGCGACGGCAGCAGCGCGGTGGTCGGCACCGACGACGTGGTCGAGGCGCGGATCGCGCACGTCCGCGTGGGTGACGACGGCACGCAGCACGTGGGCCTGGCCTTCGCGCACGAGGGTGCGATGGCGGCCGTCGCGGCCTGA
- a CDS encoding CPBP family intramembrane metalloprotease has protein sequence MALSSVALAKTSRWAISPRLGLAAGAIAFLLVADATLGQSLGQVQSGPPMGEGVKSLTTSDWLAITIRIAAPLVLVILFLADFIRPGSFQRAGRRDVVAYQWPVWLFGAFVVVSAQIFGAQAFGHVTQLWEWMAGQGGPVQSLGESPTRDEALTQLGSVLFGAFAGGVMVYLLNKREHDEGMRFGAGDIPLGLLAVLIAFPVVVSAGEASRLLFEYASGDEQSTVAHATLEMIRQNSDDPWTWVIIFTAIFGAAIIEELIFRAFVQTALLRMMGSAWLAVIITSIVFALIHRVGDQVPWHAIPALFVLGLAIGVAYERFKGLGVPIAMHAGFNAINIALVLWLADPTPQPTQYDEQGMPITEQVEPGVAEPAPQQGRQPSRPAQPGFEGQR, from the coding sequence GTGGCCTTGAGCAGCGTGGCTCTAGCCAAGACAAGTCGGTGGGCGATCTCGCCCCGGTTGGGGCTGGCGGCGGGCGCTATCGCGTTCCTGCTGGTGGCTGATGCCACCTTGGGCCAATCGCTCGGACAGGTCCAGAGCGGGCCGCCGATGGGCGAGGGCGTGAAGTCTCTCACCACCAGCGACTGGCTGGCGATCACGATCCGCATCGCCGCCCCCTTGGTGCTGGTGATCCTGTTCCTGGCCGACTTCATCCGGCCCGGCTCGTTCCAGCGTGCGGGCAGGCGCGACGTGGTGGCCTACCAGTGGCCCGTGTGGCTCTTCGGGGCGTTCGTGGTCGTGTCGGCCCAGATCTTCGGGGCCCAGGCCTTCGGGCACGTGACCCAGCTTTGGGAGTGGATGGCCGGCCAGGGCGGCCCGGTGCAATCCCTAGGGGAGAGCCCGACGCGCGACGAGGCGCTCACCCAGCTCGGCTCGGTGCTGTTCGGTGCCTTCGCGGGCGGCGTCATGGTGTACCTCCTCAACAAGCGTGAGCACGACGAGGGCATGCGATTCGGAGCCGGGGACATCCCGCTGGGGCTGTTGGCGGTGCTGATCGCCTTCCCGGTGGTGGTGTCGGCGGGCGAGGCCTCTCGGCTGCTGTTCGAGTACGCCAGCGGCGACGAGCAATCGACGGTGGCCCACGCCACGCTCGAGATGATCCGCCAGAACTCCGACGACCCGTGGACGTGGGTCATCATCTTCACGGCCATCTTCGGGGCGGCCATCATCGAGGAACTGATCTTCCGGGCCTTCGTGCAGACGGCCCTGCTGCGGATGATGGGCTCGGCCTGGCTGGCGGTGATCATCACCTCGATCGTGTTCGCCCTGATCCACCGCGTGGGCGACCAGGTGCCGTGGCACGCCATCCCGGCCCTGTTCGTGCTGGGGCTGGCCATCGGCGTGGCCTACGAGCGGTTCAAGGGTCTGGGCGTGCCCATCGCGATGCACGCGGGCTTTAACGCCATCAACATCGCCCTGGTGCTATGGCTTGCCGACCCGACGCCGCAGCCCACGCAATACGACGAGCAGGGCATGCCGATCACCGAGCAGGTGGAGCCGGGCGTCGCTGAGCCGGCCCCGCAGCAAGGCAGGCAACCGAGCCGCCCCGCCCAGCCCGGGTTCGAGGGCCAGCGGTAG
- a CDS encoding BamA/TamA family outer membrane protein — MAVAALLAAAGAACAQAPAGGQEGLDDITGPVAGYADRLVRAVVLRKPLENGMYGQLDPTLETMARQQVRTAPGSALDPQILLQDRRTLDRLGRFRRIVVEAVPQDDGSVVIVFTLDPQPLVYVVQPVGNRALSDQKISALTEVLVLNPVDPVQIQNVAQDIERAYAIEGFTEAQVTPDLSEVEETGQLFLRVREGSRLRVTGIRFEGNEVFSNRQLRSQIELGTYKPIFNKGRFDEQKAEEDVLAIIQFYRDRGYVDVRAGWQRIDAPNNREVIVVYHVAEGERYTVRDVLVEYADARADGDFVPRLSPEQVRGLMSIKPGDIYNAALINTGVEDIYAALTRMGYTTCRVAVEDLTDADDNLVDLRVRIDQGPASKVGLISVFGNTITKIPVILRYTELEPDTPADIHERRPVEGSAGDRTKEQLVRTRFFGPLGFPDVQIVLQDPVGSGSHRDVLISLQEARTANFAIGAALSSDSGVIGQLTVSEANFDITDWPESFEEFINRRAFRGGGQQASISIEPGNISESYRLRFRDPFLLESNYSLDTGAYYTSFRFDDYDESRVGGTLAFGRAFGSQWRASLSTRFEQVRVSGIEPDRPVDLFESSGQTLLDIQGLTFSRTSFDKPILPTRGSALQLSVERAGLLTDDWDFTRLRASGIVYVPIREDFLDRATVANFAGRVGYIPDSPSDVPIFERINTGGARFRGFGVRGVGPVGIRNDTGLLGDDQVGGTWELFFSAEIQQPIINENFRLVFFSDMGTITNSPGFEDWRITAGLGLRLTVPALTPVPLAFDFGFPIRKMPTDDTRIFTFTVEVPF, encoded by the coding sequence GTGGCTGTCGCTGCGCTGCTGGCGGCCGCCGGCGCGGCGTGCGCCCAGGCCCCGGCGGGCGGCCAGGAGGGGCTCGACGACATCACCGGCCCGGTTGCCGGCTACGCCGACCGTCTGGTCCGAGCGGTGGTGCTGCGCAAGCCGCTGGAGAACGGCATGTACGGCCAGCTCGACCCCACCCTGGAGACCATGGCCCGCCAGCAGGTCCGCACGGCACCGGGTTCGGCCCTCGACCCCCAGATTTTGTTGCAAGATCGCCGGACGCTCGACCGGCTGGGCCGCTTCCGGCGGATCGTGGTCGAGGCGGTTCCGCAGGACGACGGCTCGGTGGTCATCGTCTTCACGCTCGATCCGCAGCCGCTGGTGTACGTGGTGCAGCCGGTGGGCAACCGGGCGCTGAGCGACCAGAAGATCTCGGCGCTCACCGAGGTGCTGGTGCTCAACCCGGTCGATCCGGTGCAGATCCAGAACGTGGCGCAAGACATCGAGCGGGCGTACGCGATCGAGGGCTTCACCGAGGCGCAGGTGACCCCCGACCTGTCGGAGGTCGAAGAGACGGGCCAGCTCTTCCTGCGTGTGCGCGAGGGCAGCCGCCTGCGCGTCACGGGCATCCGCTTCGAGGGCAACGAGGTCTTCAGCAACCGCCAGCTCCGATCCCAGATCGAGCTGGGCACCTACAAGCCGATCTTCAACAAGGGACGCTTCGACGAGCAGAAGGCCGAAGAGGACGTGCTGGCCATCATCCAGTTCTACCGCGATCGGGGCTATGTCGACGTGCGCGCGGGCTGGCAGCGCATCGACGCGCCCAACAACCGCGAGGTCATCGTGGTGTACCACGTGGCCGAGGGCGAGCGGTACACGGTGCGCGACGTGCTGGTCGAGTACGCCGACGCGCGTGCGGACGGCGACTTCGTGCCCAGGCTGAGCCCCGAGCAGGTCCGCGGGCTGATGTCGATCAAGCCCGGTGATATTTATAACGCCGCGCTGATCAACACGGGCGTCGAAGACATCTACGCCGCACTGACGCGCATGGGCTACACGACCTGCCGGGTTGCCGTCGAGGACCTGACCGATGCGGATGACAACCTGGTCGACCTGCGCGTGCGCATCGATCAAGGGCCGGCCAGCAAGGTCGGATTAATCTCGGTGTTCGGCAACACGATCACGAAGATCCCGGTGATCCTGCGGTACACCGAGCTGGAGCCCGACACGCCGGCGGACATCCACGAGCGTCGCCCGGTCGAGGGGTCGGCCGGCGATCGGACGAAAGAGCAGCTCGTGCGGACGAGGTTCTTCGGGCCGCTGGGCTTCCCCGATGTCCAGATCGTGCTGCAGGACCCCGTGGGGTCGGGCAGCCACCGCGACGTGCTCATCAGCCTCCAGGAAGCGCGCACGGCCAATTTTGCCATCGGCGCGGCGCTCAGCAGCGACTCGGGGGTCATCGGCCAGCTCACCGTCAGCGAGGCCAACTTCGACATCACCGATTGGCCCGAGAGCTTCGAGGAGTTCATCAATCGGCGGGCGTTCCGCGGCGGCGGCCAGCAGGCGTCGATCAGCATCGAGCCGGGCAACATCAGCGAGAGCTACCGGCTGCGATTCAGGGACCCCTTCCTGCTCGAGAGCAACTACAGCCTCGATACCGGCGCGTACTACACGTCGTTCAGGTTCGACGACTACGACGAGTCTCGCGTGGGCGGCACGCTGGCCTTCGGGCGGGCGTTCGGCAGCCAGTGGCGCGCCAGCCTGTCGACGCGCTTCGAGCAGGTGCGCGTCAGCGGCATCGAGCCCGATCGCCCGGTCGATCTGTTCGAGTCTTCGGGGCAGACACTGCTGGATATCCAGGGCCTTACGTTCTCTCGCACGAGCTTCGACAAGCCCATCCTGCCCACGCGCGGGTCGGCGTTGCAACTGAGCGTCGAGCGGGCCGGCCTGCTGACCGACGACTGGGACTTCACCCGCTTGCGGGCCAGCGGTATCGTGTACGTGCCGATCCGCGAGGACTTCCTGGACCGGGCGACGGTGGCCAACTTCGCGGGCCGGGTGGGCTACATCCCCGATTCGCCCAGCGACGTGCCGATCTTCGAACGGATCAACACGGGCGGCGCGCGCTTCCGCGGGTTTGGCGTGCGTGGTGTCGGGCCGGTGGGCATCCGCAACGACACGGGCCTGCTGGGCGACGATCAGGTTGGCGGCACGTGGGAGCTCTTCTTCAGCGCCGAGATCCAGCAGCCCATCATCAACGAGAACTTCCGGTTGGTGTTCTTCAGCGATATGGGCACGATTACCAACTCGCCCGGCTTCGAGGACTGGCGCATCACGGCTGGGCTGGGGCTTCGCCTGACGGTGCCGGCCCTGACGCCGGTTCCCCTCGCCTTTGACTTCGGATTCCCCATCCGGAAGATGCCCACCGACGACACGCGTATCTTTACGTTTACGGTTGAGGTGCCGTTCTGA
- a CDS encoding aldo/keto reductase: MPLTDYTTLGRSGLRVSPFCLGTMTFGKEWGWGSDVETSNEVIKTFLDAGGNFLDTANMYTKGHSEVVIGDYFDSGPGKGNRDRVVIATKFLGNMYMGDPNGGGASRKTIYESCEQSLRRLKTDYIDLYWMHFHDKHTPIDETMRALDDLVRAGKVRYIGFSDTPAWKVVQAQYEAIFRSWTPLIALQIEYSLLERTVEHDLMPMAREMGLGVTPWSPIKGGILSGKYTRENTPKEGEGRYKEDSRYLTERTFKIIDALKEIGDAHGVSAAQVAFKWVQDREGVASTIIGARTLDQLKDNMAAIDLELTEDETKTLDELSAPDPIFPHSFLANIDNAIQGGTTVNGVPSEAPQMAPQNDDERW, encoded by the coding sequence ATGCCCCTGACCGACTACACCACCCTGGGCCGCAGCGGCCTGCGCGTCAGCCCGTTCTGTCTCGGAACAATGACCTTCGGCAAGGAGTGGGGCTGGGGCAGCGACGTGGAGACCTCCAACGAGGTCATCAAGACGTTTCTGGATGCCGGCGGCAACTTCCTGGACACGGCCAACATGTACACCAAGGGCCACAGCGAGGTGGTCATCGGGGACTACTTCGACAGCGGGCCGGGCAAGGGGAATCGCGATCGGGTTGTCATTGCGACGAAGTTCCTGGGCAACATGTACATGGGCGACCCCAATGGCGGGGGTGCTTCACGCAAAACCATCTACGAGAGCTGTGAGCAGAGCTTGCGGCGGCTGAAGACCGACTACATCGACCTGTATTGGATGCACTTCCACGACAAGCACACGCCCATCGACGAAACGATGCGGGCGTTGGACGATCTCGTGCGCGCGGGCAAGGTCCGCTACATCGGCTTCAGCGATACGCCCGCGTGGAAGGTGGTGCAGGCGCAGTACGAGGCGATCTTCCGGAGTTGGACGCCTCTGATCGCGTTGCAAATTGAGTACTCATTGCTGGAGCGCACGGTCGAGCACGACCTCATGCCGATGGCCCGCGAGATGGGGCTGGGGGTGACGCCGTGGAGCCCGATCAAGGGCGGCATCCTGAGTGGCAAGTACACGCGGGAGAACACGCCCAAGGAGGGTGAGGGCCGGTACAAGGAAGACAGCCGGTACCTTACGGAGCGCACGTTTAAGATCATCGACGCGCTCAAGGAGATTGGCGACGCGCACGGCGTGAGCGCGGCGCAGGTAGCCTTCAAGTGGGTGCAGGACCGCGAGGGCGTGGCCTCGACCATCATCGGTGCGCGAACCCTCGACCAGCTCAAGGACAACATGGCCGCCATCGACCTGGAACTGACCGAAGACGAGACCAAGACCCTCGACGAGCTGAGCGCGCCCGATCCGATCTTCCCCCACTCGTTCCTGGCCAACATCGACAACGCCATCCAGGGCGGGACGACCGTCAATGGCGTGCCCAGCGAAGCACCCCAGATGGCTCCGCAGAACGACGATGAGCGCTGGTAG
- a CDS encoding GNAT family N-acetyltransferase gives MSAGRPTPDLRTERLPVRFPHVADAEGIARYYTNNSEHLEEFGPARDEAFYTEAYWQVRIAQMRDEFDRDASVGFFVYLKDEPSEVIGQANVFNIARKSFQCGTLGYSIAKAHEGRGYMTEACRAVVSYAFETMNLHRVQAGHLPENLASGAVLRKLGFLPEGYARDFLYFHGRWRDHVLHAITNPDWKDTGV, from the coding sequence ATGAGCGCTGGTAGGCCGACGCCCGACCTGCGCACCGAGCGGCTGCCCGTTCGCTTTCCCCACGTGGCCGACGCCGAGGGCATCGCGCGGTACTACACGAACAACAGCGAACACCTCGAAGAGTTCGGCCCCGCCCGCGATGAGGCGTTCTACACCGAGGCGTACTGGCAAGTGCGGATCGCGCAGATGCGTGATGAGTTCGATCGTGACGCGTCGGTGGGGTTCTTCGTGTATTTGAAGGACGAACCGAGCGAGGTCATCGGGCAGGCCAATGTCTTCAACATCGCGCGCAAGTCGTTCCAGTGCGGCACGCTGGGGTACTCGATTGCCAAGGCGCACGAGGGGCGTGGATACATGACCGAGGCGTGCCGGGCGGTGGTGTCGTACGCGTTCGAAACCATGAACCTGCATCGTGTGCAGGCCGGGCACCTGCCCGAGAACCTGGCGAGCGGCGCGGTGCTCCGCAAGCTGGGCTTCCTGCCCGAGGGCTACGCGCGAGACTTCCTGTACTTCCACGGCAGGTGGCGGGACCACGTGTTGCACGCCATCACCAACCCCGATTGGAAGGACACCGGCGTCTAG
- a CDS encoding dihydroorotase: MPATPRVLIKNATCVLPDGTRPASVLLGEGRILDIDPAPTAEAGEVIDATGLHLLPGIIDDQVHFREPGLTHKEDLHTASLACAKGGVTTFLEMPNTIPNAITQAGVDHKLALAADKCVVNYGFYIGATPDNIDDLKTATRTPGIKIFIGSSTGDLLVDQQEALERIFAETRLPLTAHCEDEATVRANAERLDGGKTIHDHSKIRDHAAARISTARAIDLATRHNHRFHVLHVSTADEIPLIAQSHKDHPGIITGEACTHHLWFTVDDYDRLGTRIQMNPSIKTRADVDAMWQGLRDGVLEVVATDHAPHTLEEKSQPYPKSPSGLPAVENSLALMLTAMHEGKCSLEQIVRWMCVKPAQTWRIVNKGSITPGYDADLALVDINKTHTVHDNEQLTKSRWSPWHGERLKGQAVRTIVGGRTVYNAGTIDPMHRGSPARYAYELG, translated from the coding sequence ATGCCCGCCACGCCCAGAGTCTTGATCAAGAACGCCACCTGCGTGCTGCCCGACGGCACGCGACCCGCTTCGGTCTTGCTGGGCGAGGGCCGCATCCTCGACATCGACCCCGCCCCCACCGCCGAGGCGGGCGAGGTCATCGACGCCACCGGCCTGCACCTGCTGCCGGGCATCATCGACGACCAGGTCCACTTCCGCGAGCCGGGCCTGACCCACAAGGAGGACCTGCACACGGCATCGCTCGCTTGCGCCAAGGGCGGCGTCACAACCTTCCTGGAGATGCCAAACACGATCCCCAACGCCATCACGCAAGCCGGCGTCGACCACAAGCTGGCCCTGGCCGCCGACAAGTGCGTTGTGAACTACGGCTTCTACATCGGCGCCACGCCCGACAACATCGACGACCTCAAGACCGCCACGCGCACGCCGGGTATCAAGATCTTCATCGGCTCGAGCACGGGCGACCTGCTGGTCGACCAGCAGGAGGCGCTGGAGCGCATCTTCGCCGAGACGAGGCTGCCCCTGACGGCGCACTGTGAGGACGAAGCGACGGTTCGGGCAAATGCAGAGCGGCTCGATGGCGGGAAGACCATCCACGACCACTCCAAGATCCGCGACCACGCCGCCGCGCGCATCTCGACGGCCCGGGCCATCGATCTGGCCACGCGGCACAACCACCGCTTCCACGTGCTGCACGTGTCGACCGCCGACGAGATCCCGCTGATCGCCCAATCGCACAAGGACCACCCGGGCATCATCACCGGCGAAGCCTGCACGCACCACCTGTGGTTCACGGTGGACGACTACGACCGCCTGGGCACGCGCATCCAGATGAACCCCTCGATCAAGACGCGGGCCGACGTGGACGCGATGTGGCAGGGCCTGCGTGATGGCGTCTTAGAAGTCGTCGCCACCGACCATGCGCCCCACACGCTCGAAGAAAAGAGCCAGCCCTACCCCAAGAGCCCCAGCGGCCTGCCAGCGGTCGAGAACTCGCTCGCCCTCATGCTCACGGCGATGCACGAAGGCAAGTGCTCGCTCGAGCAGATCGTGCGATGGATGTGCGTCAAGCCCGCCCAGACGTGGCGCATCGTGAACAAGGGCTCGATCACGCCCGGCTACGACGCCGATCTGGCGCTGGTGGACATCAACAAAACGCACACCGTGCATGACAACGAGCAACTCACCAAGAGCCGCTGGAGCCCCTGGCACGGCGAGCGGCTGAAGGGCCAGGCGGTTCGCACCATCGTCGGTGGACGAACGGTCTACAACGCGGGCACCATCGACCCGATGCATCGGGGCAGCCCGGCGCGGTACGCGTACGAGCTCGGCTAG
- the map gene encoding type I methionyl aminopeptidase, with protein MAPTTRRKSAQPPITPAQIELAAQAARCVVDTHEAIVGFLKHGQTLAEIDRFVGETLAKLGCKSCFKGYRAGRHPPFPAHACLSVNETVVHGHPGSYQELMKAGDVLKVDIGVSKHGWIGDAAYTYSFGEPDETTRKLMDCGKEALRLGIEAMQPGAEMVEWARAIQHHVEKECKFHMVRGLGGHGYGRSLHAPPFISNVVPKVAALEWREAHDPFTPGMLLAVEPMIAVGTGRITQHGNAWPLDIADGSQSVHYEADILITEDGPRNLTAGLEKLHDVVTR; from the coding sequence ATGGCACCCACCACGCGGCGCAAGAGCGCCCAACCGCCCATTACGCCCGCCCAGATCGAGCTAGCCGCCCAGGCCGCGCGCTGTGTTGTCGATACCCACGAGGCCATTGTGGGGTTTCTGAAGCACGGCCAGACACTCGCCGAGATCGACCGCTTCGTGGGCGAGACGCTGGCCAAGCTGGGCTGCAAGAGCTGCTTCAAGGGCTACCGCGCCGGCCGGCACCCGCCCTTCCCCGCCCACGCGTGCCTGAGCGTGAACGAGACGGTCGTCCACGGCCACCCGGGCAGCTATCAGGAACTGATGAAGGCGGGCGACGTGCTCAAGGTCGACATCGGCGTGAGCAAGCACGGCTGGATCGGCGACGCGGCCTACACCTACTCGTTCGGCGAGCCCGACGAGACGACACGCAAGCTGATGGACTGCGGCAAGGAGGCGTTGCGGCTGGGCATCGAGGCCATGCAGCCCGGGGCCGAGATGGTCGAGTGGGCCAGGGCCATCCAGCACCATGTCGAGAAGGAATGTAAGTTCCACATGGTGCGGGGCTTGGGCGGTCACGGCTATGGCCGCTCGCTGCACGCCCCGCCGTTTATCTCGAATGTCGTGCCCAAGGTGGCGGCCCTGGAGTGGCGCGAGGCCCACGACCCGTTCACGCCCGGCATGTTGCTGGCCGTCGAGCCCATGATCGCGGTGGGCACAGGGCGGATCACCCAGCACGGCAACGCCTGGCCGCTCGATATCGCCGATGGCAGCCAGAGCGTGCATTACGAGGCCGACATCCTGATCACCGAGGATGGGCCGCGGAATCTCACGGCCGGGCTCGAGAAGCTGCACGACGTTGTGACGCGATAA